In a genomic window of Prosthecobacter sp. SYSU 5D2:
- a CDS encoding zinc ribbon domain-containing protein YjdM — protein sequence MSNAACPMCEMEEILDHAERYECATCGHEWPHETEAEAPEAARVVKDAYGHVLADGDIVAMIKDLKLGGTSQVLKVGTKSKPIRLVDGDHEISCKMDGLAIALKACFVKKVTV from the coding sequence ATGAGCAATGCTGCCTGCCCGATGTGCGAGATGGAAGAGATTTTGGATCACGCTGAACGATATGAATGTGCCACCTGCGGTCACGAATGGCCGCATGAGACGGAGGCCGAAGCACCTGAGGCTGCACGCGTGGTGAAGGATGCGTATGGCCATGTGCTGGCCGATGGGGACATCGTGGCCATGATCAAGGACCTCAAGCTGGGTGGCACCTCCCAGGTGCTCAAGGTGGGCACCAAGTCCAAACCCATCCGGCTGGTGGATGGCGACCATGAGATCTCCTGCAAGATGGACGGGCTGGCCATTGCCCTGAAGGCCTGCTTTGTCAAAAAAGTCACGGTATAG
- a CDS encoding PqiC family protein yields MNSRLLLLLCLPFALLSCSTLKPVKDPASRHLLDPAVPYRAGHSSRPSLAIARPALPAYLDRQQIVTRDGTGAIKIQDNTLWSEPLDSGIARVTAANLSRLTGSTSILPVGDFISLDYTGLLELRIAQFDPDATGSMILECTWRVQPVRGSDVAFRSFRTVVLITPTLPPMTGRISAMNEALGRLARDIARSL; encoded by the coding sequence ATGAATTCCCGGCTACTCCTGCTTCTCTGCCTGCCCTTCGCGCTGCTCTCCTGCAGCACCCTCAAGCCGGTGAAGGACCCCGCCTCACGGCATCTCCTGGACCCTGCCGTGCCCTACCGCGCCGGCCATTCATCCAGGCCTTCCCTCGCGATTGCCCGGCCTGCCCTTCCGGCCTACCTTGACCGCCAGCAGATCGTCACCCGCGATGGCACCGGAGCCATCAAGATCCAGGACAACACCCTCTGGTCGGAGCCTCTGGATTCAGGCATCGCCCGCGTCACCGCCGCCAATCTCAGCCGCCTGACAGGATCCACCTCTATCCTTCCGGTGGGGGACTTCATCTCCCTGGATTATACCGGTCTGCTGGAGCTCCGCATCGCCCAGTTTGATCCCGATGCCACTGGTAGCATGATCCTGGAATGCACCTGGCGGGTGCAGCCGGTCAGGGGATCCGATGTCGCCTTCCGCAGCTTCCGCACCGTCGTCCTTATCACTCCGACATTGCCCCCCATGACCGGTCGCATCTCAGCCATGAACGAAGCCCTGGGCCGCCTGGCGCGTGACATCGCCCGCAGTCTCTGA
- a CDS encoding MlaD family protein, with the protein MSQKANPTLIGAFTLVGLILVGAAVVLFGAGKYFERSHRILLHFDKSAIGLMVGSDVRFGGVRIGSVYSINVLVDTEKNRKIIPVVVELSEKNLKAIGSTSGLSIDFATREGVQRAVDGGLRAGMKQQSLLTGLLYIEFDITPDVPGFVYNGPTIGNYPMVPTTATEIDELIAGVADGLKKINALDLDGIAKDMRGVLESARKQLDDLNAKGISDNIIAITEDIQAITGNEKLNNAIANLDEALVEFKALTVKVNNGVDPLLEDFSRVADKATESLSRIEEVGAEVSKVANPRGPVLMRLQDVLMETERAARAIKELANDLKRNPNALLMGKEQPQ; encoded by the coding sequence ATGAGCCAGAAAGCCAATCCCACCCTCATCGGGGCCTTCACCCTGGTGGGCCTCATCCTCGTTGGGGCTGCCGTCGTGCTCTTCGGTGCAGGCAAATACTTTGAGCGCTCTCATCGCATCCTGCTGCATTTTGACAAAAGCGCCATCGGCCTCATGGTCGGCTCGGATGTGCGCTTCGGCGGCGTACGCATCGGCAGCGTCTATTCCATCAACGTGCTGGTGGATACGGAGAAGAACCGCAAGATCATCCCTGTCGTCGTCGAGCTTTCGGAAAAGAACCTCAAGGCCATCGGTTCCACATCGGGTTTAAGCATTGACTTTGCCACCCGCGAAGGCGTGCAACGCGCCGTGGACGGTGGCCTGCGTGCCGGTATGAAACAGCAGAGCCTGCTGACTGGCCTGTTGTACATCGAGTTCGACATCACCCCCGACGTCCCTGGATTCGTCTATAACGGCCCGACCATTGGCAACTACCCCATGGTCCCGACCACCGCCACGGAGATTGATGAGCTTATCGCCGGCGTCGCCGACGGTCTGAAAAAGATCAACGCCCTGGACCTCGATGGCATCGCCAAAGACATGCGCGGCGTGCTCGAAAGCGCCCGCAAACAGCTTGACGACCTCAATGCCAAGGGCATCAGCGACAATATCATCGCCATCACCGAAGACATCCAGGCCATCACTGGCAATGAGAAGCTGAACAACGCCATCGCCAATCTGGATGAGGCCCTGGTGGAATTCAAAGCGCTGACAGTGAAGGTCAATAATGGCGTTGATCCGCTGCTGGAAGATTTTTCCCGGGTGGCGGACAAGGCGACCGAAAGCCTCAGCAGGATCGAAGAAGTGGGGGCGGAAGTCTCCAAGGTGGCCAATCCGCGCGGCCCGGTGCTGATGCGGCTGCAAGACGTGCTCATGGAAACCGAGCGCGCCGCCCGCGCCATCAAAGAACTGGCCAACGACCTCAAACGCAATCCCAACGCCCTGCTCATGGGCAAGGAACAACCCCAATGA
- a CDS encoding ATP-binding cassette domain-containing protein: MSAPSPEPKAKIAIRDLTMAYGSFVVMKDLNFDINERDIFVIMGGSGCGKSTLLRHLIGLREPAKGEVYYDGENFTAAKAEQREKFIRRFGVMYQSGALWSSLTLAENIALPLEEFTQMPAKAVRELVSYKLALVGLSGYEDFYPSQVSGGMNKRAGIARAMALDPDILFLDEPGAGLDPLSSRRLDDLILRLRDSLGSTVVIVTHELASIFAIANNCIFLDTETRTQGAVGNPSELKDHSDNPAVRLFLNRGAEPAAPSP; encoded by the coding sequence ATGTCCGCCCCTTCACCAGAACCCAAAGCCAAGATCGCCATCCGGGATCTGACCATGGCCTATGGCTCCTTTGTGGTGATGAAGGACCTCAATTTTGACATCAATGAGCGCGATATTTTTGTCATCATGGGCGGCAGCGGCTGTGGCAAAAGCACGCTCCTGCGCCACCTCATCGGCCTGCGCGAGCCCGCCAAAGGGGAGGTCTATTACGATGGCGAAAACTTCACCGCGGCGAAAGCGGAGCAGCGGGAAAAGTTCATCCGCCGGTTTGGTGTCATGTATCAGTCCGGTGCCCTCTGGTCCTCGCTCACCCTGGCCGAAAACATTGCTCTGCCGCTGGAGGAATTTACCCAGATGCCGGCCAAGGCCGTCCGGGAACTGGTTTCTTACAAGCTCGCCCTTGTCGGGCTCTCCGGCTATGAGGACTTCTATCCCAGCCAGGTCAGCGGCGGAATGAACAAACGCGCCGGCATCGCCCGCGCCATGGCGCTGGACCCTGACATCCTGTTCCTGGACGAACCAGGGGCCGGGCTGGATCCGCTGAGCTCCCGCCGCCTGGACGATCTGATTTTGCGCCTGAGGGACAGCCTGGGCTCCACCGTGGTCATCGTCACCCATGAGCTGGCCAGTATCTTTGCCATCGCCAACAACTGCATCTTCCTCGATACTGAAACCCGCACGCAGGGTGCCGTCGGCAATCCGTCCGAACTCAAAGACCATTCGGACAACCCGGCCGTGCGGCTGTTTTTGAACCGTGGTGCCGAACCTGCCGCCCCATCCCCTTAG
- a CDS encoding ABC transporter permease has protein sequence MSQADASSPPLASWSQDGDAHVLALSGDWSREGPEVKLEGEAPDRWPDRYETGSLGSFDSTLPAFLLATLRKSADQKDIKTEDKNDIKKALAGLPDNLTGLMELALAVPERSDAKTKSADHSDLKELGKVTLAVWRGIKGMATFVGESILSLGRYFTGRARFRRSDFWMTVQQCGIEALPIVSLISFLIGLILAFVGNVQLTNFGANIFVADLVGIAMVREMGVVMTGIIMSGRTGAAFAAHLGSMKANEEIDALRTFGLNAFDFLVLPRLLALLLMLPVLTVYANIIGILGGMLVGAAVGIPPVLYWTQTVGAITLTTAFLGVFKSFFFAAAIAISGCMQGMEAGNSSAAVGQATTRAVVISITSIIIMDSGFAAIFTLLDI, from the coding sequence GTGAGTCAAGCTGACGCCTCTTCTCCACCTCTTGCTTCCTGGTCCCAGGATGGGGACGCCCATGTCCTGGCTCTTTCCGGGGACTGGAGCCGTGAGGGACCGGAGGTGAAGCTGGAAGGTGAGGCCCCCGACCGCTGGCCTGACCGCTACGAAACAGGCTCCCTAGGCAGCTTTGATTCCACCCTGCCGGCATTCCTGCTGGCGACGCTGAGGAAAAGCGCTGACCAGAAAGACATAAAAACGGAAGACAAAAACGACATTAAGAAGGCCCTGGCGGGTCTGCCGGATAATTTGACCGGCCTGATGGAACTGGCCCTGGCCGTGCCTGAGCGCAGCGATGCCAAGACGAAGTCCGCTGACCATTCCGACCTGAAAGAACTGGGCAAAGTGACGCTTGCTGTCTGGAGAGGGATCAAGGGCATGGCCACGTTTGTGGGTGAATCCATTCTTTCCCTGGGACGCTACTTCACAGGCAGGGCGCGGTTCCGCCGCAGTGATTTTTGGATGACGGTGCAGCAGTGCGGCATTGAGGCGCTGCCCATCGTCTCGCTCATCAGCTTCCTCATCGGCCTGATTTTGGCTTTTGTGGGCAATGTTCAGCTTACCAACTTTGGTGCCAACATCTTCGTGGCCGACCTCGTGGGCATTGCCATGGTGCGGGAGATGGGCGTGGTTATGACGGGCATCATCATGAGCGGGCGCACCGGGGCCGCCTTTGCCGCGCACCTCGGCAGCATGAAGGCCAATGAGGAGATTGATGCCCTGCGCACCTTTGGCCTTAACGCTTTTGATTTCCTGGTCCTGCCGCGTCTGCTGGCGCTTTTGCTGATGCTGCCGGTGCTGACGGTGTATGCGAACATCATCGGCATCCTCGGCGGCATGCTGGTCGGTGCCGCAGTCGGCATTCCTCCTGTGCTCTATTGGACCCAGACCGTCGGGGCCATCACGCTGACCACGGCCTTTTTAGGGGTTTTCAAAAGCTTCTTCTTCGCAGCGGCCATCGCCATCAGCGGCTGCATGCAGGGCATGGAGGCAGGCAATTCCTCCGCCGCAGTCGGCCAGGCCACGACCCGCGCCGTGGTCATCTCCATCACGTCCATCATTATCATGGACTCCGGCTTTGCGGCCATCTTTACCCTCCTCGACATCTGA
- the plsX gene encoding phosphate acyltransferase PlsX: MKIALDVMGGDHAPQNPMGGVKLALESLPQLEKLFLVGVPEVIEREMQAQGIPAGPRLEIFPASQVVDMSDSGLDAVRKKKDSSISRAVDLVKEGTADAVVSAGHTGAAVTASLIKLRTLAHIERPAIASVMPSMTTPWLLIDAGANPDSLPEHLVQNALMGSAYARHVMGRSNPRVGLMSNGTEEEKGNSLCKETGKLLRTTPGINFIGNVEGHDLWDTPPDVVVCDGFTGNIILKTSEALAHALFGMIKEEIMSTTRTKIGGMLARPAFKRIHKKTSADESGGMPLLGLNGITIIAHGGASAYAMKNAIRMACDTISHQVNPHIEAALSQHLLIHAPA, from the coding sequence ATGAAAATCGCGTTGGATGTCATGGGTGGCGACCACGCCCCGCAGAACCCCATGGGCGGCGTGAAGCTGGCCCTGGAATCCCTGCCGCAGCTCGAGAAACTTTTTCTCGTCGGCGTGCCGGAAGTCATTGAGCGGGAGATGCAGGCGCAGGGCATCCCCGCCGGCCCGAGGCTGGAAATCTTCCCCGCCAGCCAGGTGGTGGACATGAGCGACAGCGGCCTGGATGCCGTGCGCAAAAAAAAGGACAGCTCCATCTCCCGGGCGGTGGACCTGGTGAAGGAAGGGACCGCAGACGCCGTCGTCAGCGCCGGCCATACCGGCGCGGCCGTCACCGCCAGCCTCATCAAGCTGCGCACCCTGGCGCACATCGAGCGGCCTGCCATCGCCTCCGTCATGCCATCCATGACCACGCCCTGGCTGCTCATTGATGCCGGGGCCAATCCCGACAGCCTGCCGGAGCACCTGGTGCAAAATGCCCTCATGGGCAGCGCCTATGCCCGTCACGTCATGGGCCGCTCCAATCCGCGTGTGGGCCTCATGTCCAACGGCACCGAGGAGGAAAAAGGCAATTCCCTGTGCAAAGAAACCGGCAAGCTCCTGCGCACCACCCCGGGCATCAACTTCATCGGCAATGTCGAAGGTCATGACCTGTGGGACACTCCACCGGATGTGGTGGTCTGCGACGGCTTCACCGGCAACATCATCCTGAAGACCTCCGAGGCCCTCGCCCATGCCCTTTTCGGCATGATCAAAGAGGAGATCATGAGCACCACGCGCACCAAGATCGGGGGCATGCTGGCCAGGCCCGCCTTCAAGCGCATCCATAAAAAAACCAGCGCGGACGAATCCGGCGGCATGCCGCTTTTAGGCCTCAACGGCATCACCATCATCGCCCATGGCGGGGCTAGCGCCTACGCCATGAAAAACGCCATCCGCATGGCCTGCGACACCATTTCCCACCAGGTGAACCCTCACATCGAGGCCGCCCTCTCCCAACATCTTCTCATCCATGCCCCAGCCTAA
- a CDS encoding beta-ketoacyl-ACP synthase III — translation MPQPKPQPFCTSSIIGTGSYMPEKILTNEDLSKFVDTSDEWITSRTGIRARRIAADDQATSDLASEAARRAMAAAGVTAEEINLIVVATVTPDMFFPSTACFVQKKIGASNAVCFDISAACSGFLYALQVARHFINTGNRTTALVIGAEKLSSLINWQDRNTCVLFGDGAGAVVIRRAEEGEEAPGRVLSTVMGSDGNLTDLLKVPGGASACPITPENVASRPNTIHMEGRETFKHAVTRMCQASEQALEMAGLTKDDISMVIPHQANARIITAIADRLGVPEEKTFINLDQYGNTSAATIPVALDEAHRQGKIQRGDIILLVAFGGGFTWASSVVRW, via the coding sequence ATGCCCCAGCCTAAACCGCAGCCCTTCTGCACCTCCAGCATCATCGGAACCGGCAGCTACATGCCGGAAAAAATCCTGACCAATGAAGACCTGTCCAAGTTTGTGGACACCTCCGATGAATGGATCACCAGCCGGACGGGCATCCGGGCACGCCGCATCGCCGCCGATGACCAGGCCACCAGCGACCTGGCCAGCGAGGCAGCCCGCCGCGCCATGGCCGCCGCAGGCGTCACGGCGGAGGAAATCAACCTCATCGTCGTGGCCACCGTCACCCCGGACATGTTTTTCCCCTCCACCGCCTGCTTTGTACAAAAGAAGATCGGGGCCAGCAATGCCGTCTGTTTTGACATCAGCGCCGCTTGCTCAGGCTTTCTGTATGCGCTGCAGGTCGCCCGGCATTTCATCAATACCGGCAACCGCACCACCGCGCTGGTCATCGGCGCGGAAAAGCTCAGCAGCCTGATCAACTGGCAGGACCGCAACACTTGCGTGCTCTTTGGCGATGGAGCCGGTGCTGTCGTCATCCGCAGGGCCGAGGAAGGCGAAGAAGCCCCTGGCCGTGTGCTCTCCACCGTCATGGGCAGCGATGGCAACCTGACGGACCTTTTAAAAGTGCCCGGCGGAGCCAGTGCCTGCCCGATCACACCGGAAAACGTGGCCAGCCGTCCCAACACGATCCACATGGAAGGCCGGGAGACCTTTAAACATGCCGTCACCCGCATGTGCCAGGCCAGTGAGCAGGCTCTGGAGATGGCCGGGCTGACCAAGGATGACATCAGCATGGTCATCCCCCACCAGGCCAATGCGCGCATCATCACCGCCATCGCCGACCGCCTGGGCGTGCCGGAAGAAAAGACCTTCATCAACCTGGACCAGTATGGCAACACCAGCGCCGCCACCATCCCCGTGGCCCTGGATGAAGCCCACCGTCAGGGCAAGATCCAGCGCGGCGACATCATCCTTCTCGTCGCCTTCGGCGGCGGCTTCACGTGGGCGAGTTCGGTGGTGAGGTGGTGA
- a CDS encoding aldo/keto reductase has translation MISRISLSSSGPEFSRLVYGTWRFLDDPATANPADLLKRLHACLDLGITTLDTAEIYGLYRVEEFIGQTLRLEPGLREKFEIVTKSGIYVPCDFHPDRKVAHYNATAARIVKSAEKSLRFLGTDYIDLLLVHRPDWLTSADETAEGLNRLLKEGKIRSAGVSNYNVHQFDLLNSRMDQPLVTNQVEFSLLHMDPIYDGTADQCQKLGIKPMAWSPLAKGALMDTTQPASARLHAKALELSAKYGNATLDQLAYAWILAHPSQPLPIIGTNKMDRLLATAKAAEIQLEREDWYGLWEAAQGQSIP, from the coding sequence CCTTTCTTCCTCCGGTCCCGAGTTTTCACGTCTCGTTTATGGCACCTGGCGTTTTCTCGACGATCCCGCGACTGCGAACCCGGCTGACCTGCTCAAGCGCCTGCATGCCTGCCTGGATCTTGGCATCACGACATTGGACACGGCGGAGATCTATGGCCTTTACCGGGTGGAGGAGTTCATCGGCCAGACACTCAGGCTCGAGCCAGGGCTGCGCGAAAAATTTGAGATCGTCACCAAGTCCGGCATCTACGTCCCCTGCGACTTTCACCCCGATCGCAAAGTCGCCCATTACAACGCTACCGCCGCCCGCATCGTCAAAAGTGCAGAGAAGTCACTGCGCTTCCTGGGCACTGATTACATTGATTTGCTCCTGGTGCACCGTCCCGACTGGCTCACCAGCGCCGATGAAACTGCCGAGGGTCTGAACCGGCTGCTGAAGGAAGGCAAGATCCGCAGCGCCGGGGTCTCCAATTACAACGTCCACCAGTTTGACCTGCTGAACTCCCGCATGGACCAGCCGCTGGTCACCAACCAGGTCGAGTTCAGCCTGCTCCACATGGACCCGATTTATGATGGCACTGCCGACCAGTGCCAGAAGCTGGGCATCAAACCGATGGCCTGGTCTCCGCTGGCCAAAGGCGCCCTGATGGACACGACTCAGCCCGCCTCCGCCCGCCTGCACGCCAAGGCCCTGGAGCTCTCCGCCAAGTATGGAAACGCCACCCTGGACCAGCTAGCCTATGCCTGGATCCTGGCCCACCCCTCCCAGCCCCTGCCCATCATCGGCACCAACAAGATGGACCGCCTCCTCGCCACGGCGAAGGCGGCTGAGATTCAGCTTGAGCGCGAAGACTGGTATGGCCTCTGGGAAGCTGCGCAGGGTCAGTCTATTCCGTGA